Below is a window of Longimicrobium sp. DNA.
GCGGCGGTCCCCCTGGGGATCGCCGCCGGTCTGTTTCTGGCCCCCACGCTTGGCGGTATGCGGCTTGCGCCGGGTGCCCGGCCTGGTTCGCGGCGGATTCGCCGCCGCGGACGTGGATCACCGGAGCGGGAGCCGCGGGACATGAAGCAGATCGCCAGCAGGCAGGACGTGGACGAGGCGTTGGGCCAGGACGGGGCCATCCTCTTCAAGTACAGCATGACGTGCCCCATCAGCGCCAACGCGCGGCGCGAGATGGAAAGCTTCCTGGAGCGCCGGCCCGACGCCCCGGTCTTCAAGCTCGACGTGCACGAGGCGGCCGAGGCCTCGGAGTACGTGTCGGAAAAGACGGGGCTCGAGCACGAGTCACCGCAGGTGATCATCCTGCGCGGGGGCAAGCCCGACTGGCATGCCACCCACTTCGACGTGACCGCCTCGGCGCTGGAGGAGCAGATCGCCTGATTTCAGGCCGGCTGGATGCGCCGGTAGCGGGCCTTGGCCAGCTGGAAGACGCCGTACGCCATCAATCC
It encodes the following:
- the ytxJ gene encoding bacillithiol system redox-active protein YtxJ, which encodes MKQIASRQDVDEALGQDGAILFKYSMTCPISANARREMESFLERRPDAPVFKLDVHEAAEASEYVSEKTGLEHESPQVIILRGGKPDWHATHFDVTASALEEQIA